One segment of Carya illinoinensis cultivar Pawnee chromosome 1, C.illinoinensisPawnee_v1, whole genome shotgun sequence DNA contains the following:
- the LOC122316357 gene encoding protein SULFUR DEFICIENCY-INDUCED 1-like, translating to MMSTRKGEKEESLPSYHVIHKLPPGDSPYVRAKHVQLVEKDPESAIVFFWKAINAGDRIDSALKDMAVVMKQQDRAEEAIEAIRSFRDRCSKQAQESLDNVLIDLYKKCGRIEEQIELLKQKLRMIHQGEAFNGKATKTGRSRGKKFQVTIKQETSRILGNLGWAYMKQGNHMAAEVVYQKAQLIDPDANKACNLCLCLIKQTRYTDARMVLEDVLQGKLSGSSDSKSRKRAEELLQELEQYQSQLSSSSLSSILSIEDDFKEGVEQFVNQPAPIRSRRLPIFEEISPFRNQLAC from the exons ATGATGAGCACgagaaaaggtgagaaggaagaGAGTCTTCCTTCATACCATGTTATTCACAAGCTCCCTCCCGGTGATAGCCCTTACGTTCGTGCCAAGCACGTCCAG CTGGTTGAGAAGGATCCAGAATCGGCTATAGTTTTCTTTTGGAAGGCGATAAATGCGGGTGACAGAATAGATAGCGCCCTCAAAGACATGGCAGTGGTTATGAAACAGCAAGATAGAGCAGAAGAAGCCATTGAAGCGATCAGATCTTTCAGGGATCGTTGCTCCAAGCAAGCTCAGGAATCCTTGGACAACGTCCTCATCGATTTGTACAAG AAATGTGGGAGAATCGAGGAGCAAATTGAGTTACTAAAGCAGAAGCTTCGGATGATTCACCAAGGAGAGGCCTTTAACGGCAAGGCTACCAAAACAGGTCGCTCTCGTGGAAAGAAGTTCCAAGTCACCATCAAGCAAGAGACCTCCAGGATACTG GGAAACTTGGGTTGGGCGTACATGAAACAAGGAAACCATATGGCTGCAGAAGTGGTTTATCAGAAAGCTCAGTTAATCGACCCTGATGCGAACAAGGCCTGCAACCTGTGCCTCTGCCTGATCAAGCAAACTCGATACACCGATGCAAGAATGGTTCTTGAAGATGTACTGCAGGGTAAACTCTCAGGGTCCTCGGATTCTAAGTCAAGAAAACGTGCAGAGGAGTTACTGCAGGAGCTAGAGCAATACCAATCTCAACTATCTTCTTCGAGCCTGTCATCAATATTAAGCATAGAAGATGATTTCAAGGAGGGGGTTGAACAGTTTGTGAACCAACCGGCACCAATCAGATCAAGGAGACTGCCCATCTTTGAAGAGATCTCTCCATTTAGGAATCAGTTAGCttgttga